GGGAAGAAGACAACCATCCTGAACAATGCCGCGGGGTGCGGCCATAACGGGTTGGCTCTCGCGAAACAAAAGACTTTCCTTCTCGCCTGCACCGACGAACACGGAGCCATTCTCGAACTCGACCTCAACGGCAAGGAATTGCGCCGATGGGACGCCGATGACAATGGCCATAAGTTCGACGGCGGCATCAACGACATCGTAGTGACCGCTAATGGCGGCGCCTACGCCACCCTTTTTGGACACTTCGTCGATCCGCCAACCACGGTCATGGGAAAGATCTTTTATCTGGCTCCGGGTGCGAAAAATTGGATAGAGGTCGCGGACGATCTCAACTACGCCAACGGCATCGGTGTCGCTCCCGATCAAAAGACTCTCTATGTCAGTGAAACGGTCGGCAATTGTATCCTGAAATTTGATATTAATCCCGATGGCTCGCTCAGCCATCGCGCCAACTTTGCTCTTCTGAATCTCCTCACCAAAAACAAAATCGACTCGTGGTGGATTGGACCCGACAGCATGAAAGTCGATGCCAAAGGTAACATCTACGTTGCGCAGTGGTCCGGTGGGAAGGTTTTGAAAATATCTCCCGCTGGAAAGCTTCTACACGTCTTCAATATTGCCGCGGGCAACGGCACCACCAATGTCGCCTTCGGCGAAGGAGAAAAAGACCTTTACGTCACGGTGGTGAAAGATCCTAACGATCCGAAGGCTGCGGGATGTATCGTGAAGATTCCAAACGTTCGGTAACCGCCGTTTCCAAGCTAGAACTTTCTCGTCTCGCCGGGCTTCATGAACTTCACTCGCGCATCATCTCCGACGACGGCACGAATGTCTGCCTCGCTCGAAGAGCCGGGCAACGCGCCGTAATGCATTGGAATAACCACTTGCGGCTTGAAGTAACGATTCACCGCCAGCCAGGCCATCCGCGCATATTGTCCGTCGGCTACTGCACCGCATCCCGTCAAGATGATGTTGGGATGATAGAATTCCTGGATCAATGACATGTCGCCAAAGATCCAGGTATCGCCTTCATCGTATAGCGTTCGCCCATCGCCGAACTCGAGCACGTAACCCACCGGCCGTCCGCTCGGCTCGCTGCTGTGCATGGCCGGGACCACGTGAATCTTCACATCGCCCGCTGTCACCTGATCGCCAACATTGACCGTCTCGATCTGCTCGCGCGGCAGGCCGCCCTTGGTCACAAAGGTGTCGAGCATCATCACACTGACCAATTTTGCCTTGCTCAACTTTGCCAACTCCACGGCGTCACCGAGATGATCGCCGTGCGAATGCGTCACAAGGATATGACTCGGATGATAGCGAGCCAGATCTTTATTTTCCGGTGGCGTCGCCGGATTTTTAGTCAGGAACGGATCGATCAACAGATGTGTTCCGCCGGGCGACACGATCTCGAAGGCCGCGTGCCCGAGCCAGGTAATTGAGATCGTCTTCTTCTCGTTAGGCGAGGGCGTTTGCGCCAGCGCCGCTCCGCCGATAGCGAAAGGAACTAGAAGACAAACCCACACCCGCATCGCAAACCTTTTCATGCCAACGCCCCCGCTACAAGTCGGCGCCGGCCGAGATCGCGCATCTCACGTGTCGTCTGATCCATTCCGCAATTTGTACTCCGCGTTCCGAAAAGCGGGCGATTGTCAGAAATCGGCATTTGCATTATTAGGAACGTGATGACCGCGACCGCCGCCCTCCACAAGCAGATCGAGCGCTACCGGATCATGACCG
This is a stretch of genomic DNA from Terriglobia bacterium. It encodes these proteins:
- a CDS encoding SMP-30/gluconolactonase/LRE family protein; translated protein: MKVLLFMIAALMSAEMTSAEETVIVKNVLGAEGPLYFDGNLYFVGWISNSLSKWDGKKTTILNNAAGCGHNGLALAKQKTFLLACTDEHGAILELDLNGKELRRWDADDNGHKFDGGINDIVVTANGGAYATLFGHFVDPPTTVMGKIFYLAPGAKNWIEVADDLNYANGIGVAPDQKTLYVSETVGNCILKFDINPDGSLSHRANFALLNLLTKNKIDSWWIGPDSMKVDAKGNIYVAQWSGGKVLKISPAGKLLHVFNIAAGNGTTNVAFGEGEKDLYVTVVKDPNDPKAAGCIVKIPNVR
- a CDS encoding metal-dependent hydrolase, giving the protein MKRFAMRVWVCLLVPFAIGGAALAQTPSPNEKKTISITWLGHAAFEIVSPGGTHLLIDPFLTKNPATPPENKDLARYHPSHILVTHSHGDHLGDAVELAKLSKAKLVSVMMLDTFVTKGGLPREQIETVNVGDQVTAGDVKIHVVPAMHSSEPSGRPVGYVLEFGDGRTLYDEGDTWIFGDMSLIQEFYHPNIILTGCGAVADGQYARMAWLAVNRYFKPQVVIPMHYGALPGSSSEADIRAVVGDDARVKFMKPGETRKF